The Leptospiraceae bacterium genomic interval CTATGAGTTTTGCTACGATCTGATGCAACCAAACGAGAGCTTCTCTTTTTTTCCTATTTTTATTCCAAAGCATAAACGATTTACCTTAGCTTCTAATTTCATCTTCATCTAAATTAAATTGCATTTAGAATGAAATTAATTTTTCGTTTGAAGAAAAAATAATATACATCTAAGATTAATTTTATATATTCTTTAATCGCAATGGAAAACCAGATTTTAGAACAAACGCCTGATGAGGAAGACTTTTCCATTGAACTCGTTCGAGCTCAAATACATGGCGTTAATTCAACCCGAAACTTTTTAGCAAACCTTCCTGCAGAAGATTTTTTTGATCTCATAGAAAAGAATCAATCTTTTCAGTCCTTTCAACAATGGATGAACTATTACCTCTGGCTATTTCGAAGTGATCAAGAATTTCAGCAGATTATAAGTCATCCTAAGTTTCCTACAAAATTTTTACTTCAATTCATTTACTTTTCTCTTGGAAAATGGATTTCAGCCGATAACGAGCCCGATGAATTTTTTATGGAAATTGCAAATCTTTTTTCTCCTGAGAAATGCCTTCAGATTTTGATCGAAGAAAAAGTTGCCGATCTGGATGTAAATCTCGCTCTCGCTTTGATTTCCAATTTAGATGAGAGTGGAATTAATTATTATTTCGAAAGAACTGGAAATCGAGATGATGAGACAAATTTTTTCTACGATTTGTTTAGTGAACTCGAAGACTCAATGATAAAATCTTTTTTCATTAAGAATCCAGAACTCTATACACATATTCTTCAAATGTTTAAGAAAGAGAAAGATAAATCAGAAGAACATCGCATAAAGTTCGAGAGGTTTGTCGAAAAGTTTAAAGTAGATTTGGAGATAATCGATCTTACCCTCGATATAAAAGAAAAAGTAATACGTAAATTTGACATGGAGAAGGAAAAGACTTTACCATGTAGTCAAAGAGATTTAAAACGTCTCGTTGGAATTATTAATGCGCTCAAAGATAACAAAAGTGCGATAGATATAGTTCAAATCCTTTATCGACAAAAGACAATTATTGATCGAGAAGAGAAGGAACTAATAAGAAGCATCCTTACCGATGATTATCTGCGCAATATGATTAATGTTTCTGAAAATGTAAAATTGTAGTTGAAATCTTCTGATACGGATTTTCGGATAGGCACATAGAATTTGTCAAGGTGAGCCTGTCGAATCCATGACTTTATTGAGAAAGGTCGCCCGTCGACAGGCTCAGGATGACAATTAAAGTGCATAAATTATTACATTACAATTTCTTATCGCTTTAAATTAAAAGTCCTTACTACCGATCACAAAAGAGAAGTTGAAATTGGATTGGTTTTTATAAAATTGGCTTTGGTCTGAGTGCGGCAAATTGGCATTATTTTCTTTTTTATTTTTCATGTATTCGTCATAGGCATTTATATCAGAAATCATATTTGCAGCAGAAAATCCTCCCGCACACAAAACCGCAAACGCAAATCCCTGAGTCGTCTTCAAAAAATTTACATCTCCGCTGGCTCTTCCGACTAATATTGTTATACCTACAGATAAAGCTGCCGCAAATGGAAACGTTGTCAAGAAGATAATCTCCATTCTCCGTCCTCTCGTTTCTACATATGGCTCAATGTCGCGATTCATAAACTGTCGTTTCTTTTCTTTATTAATCTTATCTTTTTCTCTTTGTCTCGCGATTGCCTCTGGATTTATTTTTCCAGTAATTGGATCTATGGGCAAATTACTAATTTGCGGTTGCATCGGATTTTGAGATTGGTCGTTGGTTCTGCGAATTGAATTTTGTTGTCCCTGCATTAAGCTACTCAAATCGGGTTGTCTTTGCACATTCTTTGGAGTTACGAGTGCAGGTTTCTGAAATTTGGGAGGGAGATCATACTCTTTATAATTACCATCACCTGCTGCGTCCCCGCCTTTTTGATTTTTCATATTATAGTCGTAAGTGTCGTAAAAATCTCCTCTCTGAGCAAAAACTGGAAAGGTAAGAATTAGAATTAAAAAAAATTTATACATGTAATTAACTTTGATTAGCCTCACTAATTCAGAATTTTCCATCTCATATTTCCAGAAGGGGAAGTCCCTCTTTCAAATGAGTGTTTACTCAGCCAGAAAATAAAATTTCTTTTTGTGATCTCTGTTATTGCTCCGTCCCCGTGAATGATTTCTAAAATTTCATAGAAATGGGAAAAATGTGACAATGCTTTTTCGTAAGATACGGAAAGAAAACGAATCGCAAGCGTTAGATATTCAATGTATACAGGCTCATAAATTTTGCCTAATGTCCAATGAGGTTGTGAAATTTTTAAGTTTTGCTTGATTGGTTCAATGATATGCGAGTAGTCAATTTCATCAAATAGTTCTGAGTAGTTACGCGGTCTATCGGTATTAACCGCTTCCGTTTCAGAAAAGAATAATCCTTTGTCAAAGGTTTGCACTTCGAAATCTATAATCTCTCCATTAGCGCGGATTACATTTTTGATAGGAATAATTCGAGTAGAAAAATAAATTCTATCCGTTTCAATGGCGGGGTGTTTTACTTGCGAAGCGGATACTTTTATTTTATCTCTCAAGCTACCGCCGAGATAAGCTGCATCAATCTTGAATATATAAAGATAATTATGCCCACGGATGGAAATTTCTCTAACCAGTGAAATTTTACCTGATTCCCGCTTGGGCTTTTGTATTGGAAGCACGCTACAATTTACCATTGCTTCTGGAATGAAATTTGATAGAATTTGTAAATAAGGATAAATGTCGTTTTCTGTTAAATCGGTATTGGAAATAGCGGGTAATGTGTATTCTGCGTTCAGTAGAATATAAGGTGAATGCAGATTATCCACAAAAATAGTCAGCGGAGAATTTTTTCCATTTAGTCCTTTTAGGAATAAATTCATTTCTTTAAGACTATTTGTTTGAATCATTCTCTACATCCTTAAAATTCAGTTTTCTCAAAAGTGGCGCCCTCATTGCAATGAAAGAGACAATTACTAGGGTCATCGCTCCACCAAAAACAACAGAAGGAATTGCGCCCATAAATTTTGCAGTCACACCTGATTCAAATGCACCGAGTTCATTAGAAGAGCCAATGAAAATACTATTCACCGAAGCTACTCGTCCGCGCATATTTTCAGGAGTAAATGTCTGCATGATAGTCGAGCGCAAAACAACGCTTACACTATCAAAGACTCCGCTGAGAGCAAGTAAAAAAATGGATAAGTAAAAATAAGAGGATAAACCAAATAAAATCATACTCATTCCGAATCCCGCAACAGCTACAAGTAGTATTATTCCAGAATTTTCTTTAGGAGGTTTATAGGCTAATAGCATCGCCATGAGAGAAGCACCAAATGCGGGGCTTGCTCGTAAAATTCCTAATCCTTCCGGTCCGACTTGTAAGACTTCTTTTGCAAAGACGGGGAGCAAAGCGACAGCACCACCAAATAAAACTGCAAACATATCAAGGCTCATCGCCGCAAGCATTACTTGATTGGAAAAAACAAATTTGAATCCTGAGAACAGGCTTTCAAAAATTGATTCGCCGTGTTTTTTCTCTGGAATTGGCTTTGGTAAAATTCTAGAATAAAAAAGAATAGCGGCTAATAGCAAACAAGCATCTACCGAATAAGCAAGCTTAGCCCCTTCGAATCCATAGAGTAGTCCTCCTAGTGCAGGGCCACAAACTGCTGCCACTTGCCATGCGATACTATTCCACGCGGAAGAATTTGGATACATATGCTTGGGAACTAATTGAGCCATAAACGCTGAGAGAGATGGATTTAAAAATCCTCTTGCGATTCCACTTAGAAATATAACTGCATATATGGGATAAACAGAATTAGCCGGTAAGTTTAAAAGAGAGGTGCTGAGAACAAGTAGACAGATAGAACATAAAAAAAGAACAGTGTAACAGATTAATACTATTTTCTTTCTATCTTTTCTGTCTGCTATATGTCCTGCAAATAAAGACACTGAGATTGATGGGATAATCTCGAATAGCCCGACAAGTCCGAGAGCGAGGGGGTCGCCTGTTTTATCAAAAACTTGCCAGGCAACAACTACAGCCTGAACTTGAATTCCAACAACTGCTAAAAACCTTGCAACTACAAAGTTTCGAAAGTCCAGAATTCGAAGGACTGCATAGTTATTGTCTTTCATTAATCCGCTTTAATCTTAAATGGTTTTTTATTCTTATTAATTTCTTCGTCAGTGATTTTGTATTCATCCTGTAGAAATTCTCTAAAGTCAATCGCCTTATCGTGATCTCTATCTCCATCACATTGTCTATTCCATGGCACCGAGCGCATAACGCCATTTACCACTGCAGGTTTTAGATAGAGCGCACCACCCATTGGACAAACTCCGGGCTTCGGTGAAAGACCATTATGCGCACACACTCCACCGGCTGCAACTCCTTCAGGCATTGGATCAGTTCCATCGGGAAGTTTGAATTGCGGATACTCTCTTGTATCATACCATCTTGCATAAATTCTAGCCCATACTGGAACAGCGGTCAAGGCAGCAGTCATACCCGGACCAAGTGAGATGGAGTTTTTATCATAGCCCATCCAGAACACGGAACTGAGCTTTGGATCAAATCCACAATACCAAACGTTTGTAAAAGAACTTGTCGATCCAGTCTTTCCACCGGATACTCCATCGTATTTTGCTTCTCTGAGGGCACTCGTTGGAGTACCACCGTCGGCTACTCCTTGTAGCATCCTTCTTACAATCCAAGCTGTGCTCTCTGGAATTACTTGGATTGTGCCGTTAGCTGCTTTAGCTGCGAGTTCTTTTTGAATAATTACTTCTTTGTTAAAAATGACAGAGCCAGTTTGATTTTTTACATAGCGAACAGAAAAAGGAATTACATCTCGTCCTTTATTTGAGATAATAGAATATCCAAGTGCCATTTCATATGGAGTCAATTCCGCTACACCCAAAGCGAGAGTAGGGTTGTCCGGAAAACGACGCTTATTCGCTTTGGTAAGTTTTGACGCAAAATCAATAATAGCCTCTGCTCCTACTTTAAAGAAGATTTGCACGGATACAATATTGAGTGATAGCGCCAAAGCTCTGTAAGCCGGAACCATACCTTTGAAATCGCCTGTAGAATCTTCCGGCGCCCAGCCATGTCCGTCATCGTTCATCGTAGTAAGTGGTGCATCCATAATTCCTGTTCCACTTGAAATGACTCGCTCATTAATAGCTGCGCCATATACAAAAGGCTTAAAAGAAGAGCCAGTTTGTCGTCTTGCCTGCATCGCACGATTGAATTGATTTTTAGGAGTAAACTTTGAACCACCAACCATGGTTTGGATATAACCAGTTCCCGGCTCGATTGTAATGAATGCGCCTTCTACGTGAAGATTTTTTGTAAATACAGCCGTGCGTTTTCTAAATTCACCAACTGCCGCCGCTTCGTTTTCGATTGGAGTAAGTGCAGTCAAAATATCCATCGCATCACTGAGTTCATTTTCTAGAGTAGAACGGTAATTAGCCGCTTCATCGAACTTGCTAATTTCCATTGGAGCAACAGGGAAAATACTTCCGAGTAATCCGTATAAGCCTACAAGTTGTCCATCCACTCCCGCTTTAAAAGAATTACTTAAACCAAAAGAGGTTTTGTCATAATGAGTCAGTGCTTTTTTTACTTCGTCTTCTGCGATTTCTTGTTTGCGCAAATCGAGTGTGGTATATACCTTTAAGCCGCCGGTGTAAACTAAGTCTTCTCCCAAATCAGCAAGAAGTTGTTTACGCACATGCTCGGTAAAATAAGGAGCGCGGTCGAGTTTGGTTCCCCAAGTCGAGCGAGAAGGAGACTGGGTAATCACGATTGGCCAGTATCTCTGCCAGAATTCGTCGTGCATTGCCTGAATGCTTTCTTTTTTGAGATAACCATTTTCTGACATGAGGCGAAGTATTGTTAGATGCGCTTTCTTAGCGATGTTTGGATTTTTATAAGGAGAGTATTGAACAGGAGCTTTGGGAAGTCTCGCAAGCATTGCCGCTTCTGCCACATCTAAGTCTTGCACATCTTTCGAAAAATAAACAGTCGAAGCAGTGGATAATCCCGTTGAGCCGTGACCTAAGTAAACCAGGTTAAAATAAATTTCTAAAATTTCTTCTTTCGAATATTCTTGCTCGATTTGTAAAGTAAGAAGTGCTTCGATAAATTTACGAGTGAAACTTTTCTTAGAATTTTTCAAAATTGCTTTCGACAATTGTTGCGTAATCGTAGATCCACCCTGCTTGACTTTCAAGTGGATAAGATTGATAAACCCCGCGCGAATGATAGCTTTGAAATCAATACCAAAGTGATTGTAAAAATTATTATCTTCGACAGAAATAAAGGCATGAATGACGTGAGGCGGAATATCCTGAAAGCGAAGTAGCTCCTGGCGATGGCGATAAAGCTCTGCAAACGGAACTCCGTTCAAATCATAGAGCTTCGTCGGAGTCGTCGGCAAATAAGTAGCAAGCTTTGTTAGCTCTTCGCCCCTATCCACCTCCGACAAAATATATCCAAAAAATCCACCCGAAAGTAGTGCCCCGATGAGCAGTATAATAACAGAAGTTTTAATGCTTTTCGTATTCATATTCTTCCATTTTTCAAAATGGGAAAGACTAGGCTAGAAATTTTTAGGGTGAGGAATTGGAAGATTACCACGGATGAACACGGATTGGGAATGGTTTTACCCCAGTCACCTCGAACTGCCCCATCGTGAGAGGTCTATCTTGCTTAAAACTATCGTAGTATTGCCAGATAGATTTCTCACATCCGCCTATTTGCTTAGTCATAAATCTAGTCGCCAAGCGACGTTCGAAATGACAGTTAAAATAAATTATTACCACTCGCCAGCGCGCTCGAAATAGCAGATTCAGGAATCACTCTTGACATTTCTTTTATCGAAAATGCTTAGTGTGCGTATGAAGAATTTCAAACTTTTCCTAAAGTTCCTTTCCGTTATTGTATTTGTATTTTTACAACAGAATCCGTATCACGCAGACGATGAAAAATCAAAGCCTTGGCACGAAAAAAAACGTTATGTTTTTTTGGTTGGGATTAACAAATACAAAAATACAACCGAATTAAAATACGCGGTGAAAGATTCGAGAGAGATGTATAAACTTTTTTCGCAAGTTGGGCATTTTGATAAAATATTTATGCTGAATGATATAGATGGAAAAGTTATTGTCACAAAAGGAAAAGAAGAATCACGGGATATGCAGTATTTGCCGACGAAGGCAAATATTGAAGCGACTTACAAATCAATTCTTGCAGAGAAGCCAGATACGCTTGTATTTTATTATTCAGGACACGGATTTATTGATGGGAAGGATGATAAAAATTCTATCGCGCCGATGGATGTGGAAGTGGAGTTTGTAAAAGAGAAAGCAGTTGCCAAAAATGGAATCGTGCTAACGGAAATGGCAAATGGTTTTAAAACAGAAGCAGAGAAAGCAAAAGAAGCGGATAAAGGCAAATCTGAAATCGATCAAGTGATATTTTTAATTGATGCCTGTCGCAGTCCTTTGCCGAAAGCAGATGCAGAAGAAGCACCAACGCAAAATAAAAAAGAATTAGGCAAAGACGATAAGACAAAAGCGGCAAATTCTGGTAAGCCTGAACCAAGTAAAGAAATCGCAAAAGAAATTCCAAAAGAAGAGCCGACCAAAGAACTTATTTCCTTTCAAAACTATGGAGAAGAAATTCCGCAGATTGTAAAGGATGCAAAGGGAGTTGTGATTCTAATTGGAACTTCTCCGAATGAATCTTCTTTAGAAGATGAATCCATTGAAAGTGGAAAGTTTACCTACTATATGCGTAAGGCAATCTCTGGCGGAATACAAGACGAAACCCCTGCTGAGTATGTAACCCTTGAGAGTTTAGAATTATTTGTAAAAAAGAAATTTGATTTAGAGCAATTAGAGTATGAAAAAGTTGAAAGGGAACGCGGGAATGGCGAAATATCGCAGAGCAAACCCAAACAAGCTGTTTACAAGGTGTCAACTCAGAGAGGATTCACAGGAGATTTTTTAATCACCTACGGACGACCACCGGAATCAGAAGTGCGAGTAGAGCGCCGTGGGTATATGGACACAAGCGAAGAACGACCAGTAGCCGCTAAAGTTTTATTCAACAAAAACAAGGAGCGCTACGATTTAAAATTCTTTGCGAAGAGTAAAGACACCGGAAAATACTATCCCGAAAGTCTAGAAGGAATTTCTAGAATGAAATATGCTTTTGATAGAAATAAAATGGGAGACTTGCAAGGCTTTACAGCAGAGCAATACAACTACAACGAAGAGCCTGTTTATACACATGGACTTGAGCTTGACGAAGAAAATGGTTGGGAGTTTACTTCTCTTTATCCGCTCACAGAAGAAGATAAAAAAGACAAAGACAAAAAGAGAATCCGTTTCCAGAGGCAGAAGTTTGACTTCAATGGGAACAATATTTTACAGGAATACTTCGACGACAAAGGAAAACCAGTCGCGATTGGAAGTGCAGAGATTACGAAAACAATTCGAGCCTGGGATTATAACGGCGAAAAGACTCTCGAAGAATTCTACAATGCCAAGGGAGAACTCACAAACAACGAATACGGTTACGCCCGTTATACCGCAAGCTACTTAGGAAAAGGAAAACCGGTCTCCGAAGAATACTTTGGCTCCGACGGAAAGCTTTCCGGCAATCAAACAGGAATTGCTCGAAAAACATTTACCTATGACCCTAGGTATAAGCTTGTTAGCCAACAAAACTTTGATAAAGAAGGAAAACGCATCGGCGACAAAGACGAAGTAGCCGTTACGAATTATACTTATAACGATGCTTGTGTGAATCGGATTTGGAATCTAGAATCATCTAAGGAAATATACCAAGAATCTGACGACAAAGCCAAATCAGAACTAACCGAAAAATTCAAACGCAAAGAAGCCTACGCTGACTGCATCGAAACAGAAGTCTATCTAGACAAATCAGAAAAGTCTAAAGCAAGACCAAGTGGAATTGCCAAGAAAGAAAACCAATTCAACGACAAGGGACTAAAGAAACTAGAACAATACTTCCGCCATGACGAACGCCCTGGCACAAAGGAGGAATCTTCCGCACAGTCTATACCTACGACGACAAAGATCGAGTAACCGCTAAAAAGTAT includes:
- a CDS encoding MFS transporter, whose product is MKDNNYAVLRILDFRNFVVARFLAVVGIQVQAVVVAWQVFDKTGDPLALGLVGLFEIIPSISVSLFAGHIADRKDRKKIVLICYTVLFLCSICLLVLSTSLLNLPANSVYPIYAVIFLSGIARGFLNPSLSAFMAQLVPKHMYPNSSAWNSIAWQVAAVCGPALGGLLYGFEGAKLAYSVDACLLLAAILFYSRILPKPIPEKKHGESIFESLFSGFKFVFSNQVMLAAMSLDMFAVLFGGAVALLPVFAKEVLQVGPEGLGILRASPAFGASLMAMLLAYKPPKENSGIILLVAVAGFGMSMILFGLSSYFYLSIFLLALSGVFDSVSVVLRSTIMQTFTPENMRGRVASVNSIFIGSSNELGAFESGVTAKFMGAIPSVVFGGAMTLVIVSFIAMRAPLLRKLNFKDVENDSNK
- a CDS encoding transglycosylase domain-containing protein yields the protein MNTKSIKTSVIILLIGALLSGGFFGYILSEVDRGEELTKLATYLPTTPTKLYDLNGVPFAELYRHRQELLRFQDIPPHVIHAFISVEDNNFYNHFGIDFKAIIRAGFINLIHLKVKQGGSTITQQLSKAILKNSKKSFTRKFIEALLTLQIEQEYSKEEILEIYFNLVYLGHGSTGLSTASTVYFSKDVQDLDVAEAAMLARLPKAPVQYSPYKNPNIAKKAHLTILRLMSENGYLKKESIQAMHDEFWQRYWPIVITQSPSRSTWGTKLDRAPYFTEHVRKQLLADLGEDLVYTGGLKVYTTLDLRKQEIAEDEVKKALTHYDKTSFGLSNSFKAGVDGQLVGLYGLLGSIFPVAPMEISKFDEAANYRSTLENELSDAMDILTALTPIENEAAAVGEFRKRTAVFTKNLHVEGAFITIEPGTGYIQTMVGGSKFTPKNQFNRAMQARRQTGSSFKPFVYGAAINERVISSGTGIMDAPLTTMNDDGHGWAPEDSTGDFKGMVPAYRALALSLNIVSVQIFFKVGAEAIIDFASKLTKANKRRFPDNPTLALGVAELTPYEMALGYSIISNKGRDVIPFSVRYVKNQTGSVIFNKEVIIQKELAAKAANGTIQVIPESTAWIVRRMLQGVADGGTPTSALREAKYDGVSGGKTGSTSSFTNVWYCGFDPKLSSVFWMGYDKNSISLGPGMTAALTAVPVWARIYARWYDTREYPQFKLPDGTDPMPEGVAAGGVCAHNGLSPKPGVCPMGGALYLKPAVVNGVMRSVPWNRQCDGDRDHDKAIDFREFLQDEYKITDEEINKNKKPFKIKAD
- a CDS encoding caspase family protein, coding for MKNFKLFLKFLSVIVFVFLQQNPYHADDEKSKPWHEKKRYVFLVGINKYKNTTELKYAVKDSREMYKLFSQVGHFDKIFMLNDIDGKVIVTKGKEESRDMQYLPTKANIEATYKSILAEKPDTLVFYYSGHGFIDGKDDKNSIAPMDVEVEFVKEKAVAKNGIVLTEMANGFKTEAEKAKEADKGKSEIDQVIFLIDACRSPLPKADAEEAPTQNKKELGKDDKTKAANSGKPEPSKEIAKEIPKEEPTKELISFQNYGEEIPQIVKDAKGVVILIGTSPNESSLEDESIESGKFTYYMRKAISGGIQDETPAEYVTLESLELFVKKKFDLEQLEYEKVERERGNGEISQSKPKQAVYKVSTQRGFTGDFLITYGRPPESEVRVERRGYMDTSEERPVAAKVLFNKNKERYDLKFFAKSKDTGKYYPESLEGISRMKYAFDRNKMGDLQGFTAEQYNYNEEPVYTHGLELDEENGWEFTSLYPLTEEDKKDKDKKRIRFQRQKFDFNGNNILQEYFDDKGKPVAIGSAEITKTIRAWDYNGEKTLEEFYNAKGELTNNEYGYARYTASYLGKGKPVSEEYFGSDGKLSGNQTGIARKTFTYDPRYKLVSQQNFDKEGKRIGDKDEVAVTNYTYNDACVNRIWNLESSKEIYQESDDKAKSELTEKFKRKEAYADCIETEVYLDKSEKSKARPSGIAKKENQFNDKGLKKLEQYFRHDERPGTKEESSAQSIPTTTKIE